Proteins from a genomic interval of Lolium perenne isolate Kyuss_39 chromosome 1, Kyuss_2.0, whole genome shotgun sequence:
- the LOC127327826 gene encoding uncharacterized protein, with protein MKYVLVTGGVVSGLGKGVTASSIGVVLKACGLRITSIKIDPYLNTDAGTMSPFEHGEVFVLDDGGEVDLDLGNYERFLDIKLTRDNNITTGKIYQSVLEKERKGEYLGKTVQVVPHITNAIQDWIERVAAVPVDGKEGPADVCVIELGGTIGDIESMPFIEALGQFSYRVGAGNFCLVHVSLVPVLNVVGEQKTKPTQHSVRGLRGLGLTPNMLACRSTKVLEENVKDKLSQFCHVPAANIFTLYDVSNIWHIPLLLRGQKAHNAILKVLNLESVAREPKLDEWVARATLYDTLQDEVRIAMVGKYTGLADSYLSVLKALLHASVSCRKKLVVDWVASTDLEDSTAKEAPDAYNKAWSLLKGADGVLVPGGFGDRGVKGKMMAAKYARENNVPYLGICLGMQLAVVDFARHVMNFPDADSAEFNPDTKTPCVIFMPEGSTTHMGGTMRLGSRRTFFEVTDCTSAKLYGDVKFVDERHRHRYEVNPDMVPAFEKAGLQFVGKDETGKRMEIIEIPNHRFFVGVQFHPEFKSTPSKPSPLFVGLIAASCGQLDRVLRDDCNGYTVASKQTISNGSLSPPVRENGHAKKQVNGTANGSCHANGNGKHC; from the exons ATGAAGTACGTCCTGGTGACCGGCGGCGTGGTGAGCGGCCTCGGGAAGGGGGTGACGGCCAGCAGCATCGGCGTCGTGCTCAAGGCGTGCGGCCTCCGCATTACCTCCATCAAGATCG ATCCTTACCTTAACACTGATGCTGGAACTATGTCTCCTTTTGAACATGGTGAAGTGTTTGTGCTAGATGATGGTGGCGAG GTGGACTTGGATCTTGGGAACTATGAGAGATTTCTGGACATTAAACTGACTCGTGATAATAACATCACTACCGGAAAGATTTACCAG TCTGTTCTTGAGAAGGAGAGAAAGGGAGAATACCTGGGAAAGACTGTGCAG GTTGTCCCACACATTACAAATGCCATACAAGATTGGATTGAGCGTGTTGCTGCTGTTCCTGTTGATGGCAAGGAGGGACCTGCCGATGTCTGTGTGATAGAACTTGGTGGCACTATAG GGGATATTGAATCCATGCCATTTATCGAAGCTCTAGGTCAATTCTCCTATCGTGTCG GGGCTGGTAATTTCTGTCTGGTACATGTCAGCCTTGTTCCGGTATTAAATGTTGTTGGTGAGCAG aaaactaAGCCAACTCAACACAGTGTACGTGGTTTGAGAGGACTTGGTCTCACGCCAAATATGTTAGCTTGTCGCAGTACTAAG GTGCTGGAGGAAAACGTGAAAGACAAACTCTCTCAGTTTTGTCACGTGCCG GCTGCTAATATTTTCACTCTATATGATGTTTCAAACATTTGGCATATTCCTTTGCTGTTACGG ggcCAAAAAGCCCATAATGCTATTCTTAAAGTTCTCAATCTTGAAAG CGTTGCTCGGGAGCCGAAGTTAGATGAGTGGGTGGCAAGAGCTACTTTATATGACACTCTACAGGATGAA GTCAGAATTGCTATGGTGGGAAAGTACACCGGTCTAGCTGATTCGTACCTTTCTGTGTTAAAG GCTCTTCTGCATGCTTCTGTCTCTTGCCGCAAAAAACTCGTTGTAGATTGGGTTGCTTCCACTGATCTTGAGGATTCAACTGCCAAGGAG GCACCTGATGCTTACAACAAAGCATGGAGCTTATTGAAG GGTGCAGATGGTGTTTTAGTGCCCGGTGGCTTTGGAGACAGAGGTGTTAAAGGGAAAATGATGGCTGCTAAGTACGCCCGTGAAAACAATGTCCCCTATCTTGGGATATGCCTTGGTATGCAGCTTGCTGTTGTAGACTTCGCGCGTCATGTTATGAACTTCCCTGATGCAGACAGCGCAGAATTTAATCCCGATACGAAGACCCCGTGTGTTATTTTTATGCCAGAG GGTTCCACAACACATATGGGTGGTACCATGcgccttggatcaaggagaacatTTTTCGAGGTTACTGACTGCACATCTGCCAAGCT CTATGGTGATGTCAAGTTCGTAGATGAGAGGCACCGGCACAGATATGAG GTAAATCCTGATATGGTGCCAGCATTTGAAAAAGCCGGGCTACAGTTTGTTGGCAAAGACGAAACTGGAAAGAGAATGGAG ATCATTGAAATACCCAATCACCGATTCTTCGTTGGCGTCCAATTCCATCCGGAGTTCAAGTCAACACCCTCAAAGCCTTCACCTCTATTTGTCG GATTGATCGCTGCGTCATGCGGGCAGCTGGACCGGGTGCTACGAGATGACTGCAATGGCTACACCGTCGCGTCTAAACAGACAATCAGCAATGGCTCCTTGTCACCCCCAGTACGCGAGAATGGGCACGCAAAGAAGCAAGTCAATGGTACAGCAAATGGAAGCTGCCATGCCAACGGCAACGGCAAGCACTGCTGA
- the LOC127327824 gene encoding probable protein phosphatase 2C 52: protein MVHDGAVKEQQVSASSPPAEVVPVPVEEHSSESAALAAAGAAGAEEAAGPSRPGSDKRLGVRHPVKYHRFRARGKAMGPGGAQPPVEVVVEGEGAGEVEEEASSPEREALAGFVEVESVEMEVEEGGDMEVSPAAAVAVVESQSAEEEEEEVLSPALVEEGVNLGAAAVGAAAAAAVPALEVPRDQDQEKERKEKERQRERERADEVGYMSGGCKSDDGSLSCGYSSFRGKRASMEDFFDIKSSKIDDKKINLFGIFDGHGGSRAAEYLKEHLFENLMKHPEFMTDTKLAISETYKKTDSEFLDSEVNTHRDDGSTASTAVLVGNHLYVANVGDSRAVISKSGKAIALSDDHKPNRSDERKRIESAGGIVMWAGTWRVGGVLAMSRAFGNRLLKQFVVAEPEIQEQEIDDEADFLILASDGLWDVVPNEDAVSLVKMEEDPEAAARKLTETAFGRGSGDNITCVVVKFQHDRTGSDSPSPSGDKS from the exons ATGGTTCACGATGGCGCCGTGAAGGAGCAGCAGGTGAGCGCGTCTAGCCCGCCGGCGGAGGTGGTGCCGGTGCCGGTGGAGGAGCACTCGTCGGAGTCGGCGGCGTTGGCGGCAGCGGGAGCAGCGGGGGCGGAGGAGGCGGCTGGGCCGTCGAGGCCGGGGAGCGACAAGCGGCTCGGCGTGCGGCACCCCGTCAAGTACCACCGGTTCAGGGCGCGGGGGAAGGCGATGGGGCCCGGAGGGGCGCaaccgccggtggaggtggtggtggagggcgAGGGCGCTGGCGAGGTCGAGGAGGAGGCCTCGTCGCCCGAGCGGGAGGCGCTTGCCGGCTTCGTCGAGGTCGAGTCGGtcgagatggaggtggaggagggGGGCGACATGGAGGTGTCACCTGCCGCGGCTGTGGCCGTGGTGGAGTCGCAGTccgctgaggaggaggaggaggaggtgctgTCGCCGGCGCTGGTTGAGGAGGGGGTGAATCTGGGCGCTGCGGCAGTAGGTGCTGCTGCTGCGGCTGCCGTGCCGGCTCTGGAGGTGCCCAGGGACCAGGACCAGGAGAAGGAGAGGAAGGAGAAGGAGAggcagagggagagggagagggccgaCGAGGTCGGCTACATGAGCGGCGGATGCAAGAG TGATGATGGAAGTTTGAGTTGTGGATATTCAAGTTTTAGAGGAAAAAGGGCAAGCATGGAAGACTTCTTTGacataaaatcatctaaaattgaTGATAAAAAAATAAATCTCTTCGGAATATTTGATG GTCATGGGGGTTCACGTGCTGCTGAGTATTTGAAGGAGCACTTGTTTGAGAACCTCATGAAACATCCGGAATTCATGACAGATACAAAATTAGCAATAA GTGAAACATATAAAAAAACTGATTCAGAATTCTTGGATTCTGAAGTCAACACTCATAGAGATGATGGGTCAACTGCATCGACAGCAGTTTTGGTTGGGAATCATCTTTACGTGGCAAATGTTGGTGACTCTCGGGCTGTAATATCGAAGTCAGGCAAAG CTATTGCACTCTCTGACGATCACAAGCCGAACAGAAGCGATGAGAGGAAACGAATTGAGAGTGCTGGTGGGATTGTTATGTGGGCTG GAACATGGAGGGTCGGTGGTGTACTTGCAATGTCTCGGGCATTTGGCAACCGCTTGCTCAAGCAATTTGTTGTTGCAGAACCGGAGATTCAG GAGCAAGAAATAGATGATGAAGCAGACTTTCTGATTTTGGCTAGCGATGGGCTGTGGGATGTGGTTCCAAATGAG GACGCTGTCTCACTCGTGAAGATGGAGGAGGATCCTGAGGCAGCAGCCCGGAAGCTGACGGAGACCGCTTTTGGCCGTGGGAGTGGCGACAACATCACCTGCGTCGTCGTGAAGTTCCAGCATGACAGGACGGGCAGCGACTCCCCCTCGCCTTCGGGTGACAAGAGCTGA
- the LOC127327827 gene encoding protein PLASTID TRANSCRIPTIONALLY ACTIVE 14 has product MATPVASPLLLPLPAPAFPPRRLAPTRRLILAQPPRAGRPRLREPPPPVEEAAPAAVEEAYDAPPLRLLDPPHEDEPYPDEMEAADPDFYRIGYARMMRAYGIEFLEGPDGMGVYASRDVQPLRRARVIMEIPLELMLTITKNHPWMFFPDIVPLGHPIFDIIESTNPETDWDLRLACLLLYAFDVEGNFWQLYGDFLPSGDECTSLLLAPKEDLMELEDQDLSSEMLKLQKRAVDFWQKHWHKAIPLKLKRLAPDHERFLWALSIVQSRSFNLKLRMGAFLQDANVLAPYADMLNHSPNANCFLHWRFKDRMLEVMIKAGRAVKKGDEMTIDYMSAVNSTLMQRYGFSSSTNPWELINFSTPAKIHLDSFLSVFNIAGLHDELYHNAALTSGESTFVDGGVVAAARTLPTWSDGDLPAIPSVERKSAQALQEECRKMSESFSTTIQQDEEILDSDEPIRKTREIAIKYRLHRKLLLQKIIDSLDIYQDRILF; this is encoded by the exons ATGGCGACGCCCGTCGCCTCCCCGCTGCTCCTCCCCCTCCCGGCCCCCGCCTTCCCGCCCCGCCGCCTCGCCCCCACGCGCCGCCTCATCCTCGCGCAGCCTCCCCGCGCCGGCCGCCCGCGCCTccgggagccgccgccgccggtcgaGGAGGCCGCCCCCGCCGCCGTCGAGGAGGCGTACGACGCGCCTCCCCTCAGGCTCCTCGACCCGCCGCACGAGGACGAGCCCTACCCCGACGAG ATGGAAGCGGCGGACCCGGACTTCTACCGGATCGGGTACGCGCGGATGATGCGCGCCTACGGGATCGAGTTCCTCGAGGGGCCCGACGGGATGGGGGTCTACGCCTCCCGGGACGTCCAGCCGCTCCGCAGAGCCAGG GTGATAATGGAGATCCCGTTGGAGCTCATGCTGACTATAACTAAGAATCATCCTTGGATGTTTTTTCCTGACATTGTACCACTAGGGCATCCTATATTTGATATCATCGAGTCAACAAATCCCGAG ACAGATTGGGATCTAAGATTAGCCTGCCTTCTTCTCTATGCATTCGACGTAGAAGGCAACTTCTGGCAGTTATATGGTGACTTTTTGCCTAGCGGTGATGAATGCACTAGCTTGCTTCTGGCTCCAAAG GAGGATCTGATGGAACTGGAAGACCAAGATCTCTCCTCGGAAATGCTAAAACTCCAGAAGCGGGCTGTTGATTTTTGGCAGAAACATTGG CACAAAGCAATCCCTCTAAAGCTAAAGCGTCTTGCACCTGACCATGAAAGATTTCTCTGGGCATTGAGTATTGTTCAGTCTCGCTCTTTCAACTTAAAATTGAGAATGGGAGCCTTCTTGCAAGATGCAAATGTTCTAGCACCATATGCTG ATATGCTGAATCACTCACCTAATGCTAACTGTTTCCTGCACTGGCGTTTCAAAGATCGTATGCTTGAAGTTATGATTAAGGCTGGGCGTGCTGTCAAAAAAGGAGACGAG ATGACAATTGATTATATGAGTGCGGTAAACAGCACATTGATGCAAAGATATGGCTTCTCATCATCAACT AATCCTTGGGAACTTATAAACTTCTCAACCCCGGCCAAGATTCATCTGGATTCCTTCTTATCAGTCTTCAACATAGCTGGCTTGCATGATGAGCTTTACCACAATG CCGCATTGACCTCGGGAGAAAGTACCTTTGTTGATGGAGGAGTGGTGGCAGCAGCAAGGACTTTGCCGACTTGGTCAGATGGTGACCTTCCTGCCATACCAAGCGTTGAAAGAAAATCCGCTCAGGCTTTGCAAGAGGAATGCCGAAAGATGTCGGAGTCTTTCTCCACCACGATCCAACAAGACGAGGAGATTCTAG ATTCTGACGAGCCTATCAGGAAAACACGCGAGATCGCAATCAA GTACCGGCTACATCGGAAGCTGCTGTTACAGAAGATCATTGATTCACTGGATATCTACCAGGATAGGATTTTGTTCTAG
- the LOC127327823 gene encoding pentatricopeptide repeat-containing protein At4g01030, mitochondrial: protein MAQAISLPPLPSPHHHRHHNARSSRAPSPSQLRAESPLSAALRAGDGSSSFRDARFLVSLLRQCGDLLQGEDDSAPHPSSNTDLLAARRLAPQLHSLAVRAGHATREPHVACALADLLARLGRAASSRRLLAEGDADAKDAVLWNKQVAMLAEAGDWGGAIAAFREMQARGVAADGYACARVLHACGRAAAGDPRRREGRAVHAHALKAGLVDAHPLVPGFLAGMYAEGADVAAATTVLLRSNIDSAVAWNAVIACCVRLGLVDDAMELAERMARTGTADPTLATWNTVLSGCARHGRDREALAVVRRMLEQGLSPDATTVSSLLKSVANAGALVHGTEVHGFFLRHDLVPDAYTGTALVDMYAKCGRLDCAQRVFDGLEHRNLATWNSLVAGYANAGEFDRALELVGTMKRNRLDPNVTTWNGLITGYAMNGLSSQAMLLLRQIKAAGLTPNAVSWTSLISGSCQNGEYDDAISLFAEMQSDGVQPSLVTTLVLLRACAGLALLKKGKELHCFALRRAYAGETVVGTALVDMYSKAGSLTSAKRVFGRIQSKNLVCCNAMLTGLAVHGQAHEAIALFHDLWRSGLKPDSITFTALLTACRSMGLIAEAWEYFDGMETKYGVTPTAENYACMVDLLARTGYLDEAMAFLEKSPVDPGASSWGAILTGCSIHGNLDLAEEAARNLFRLEPYNSANYLMMMSLYEHQQMYDEAESLKYAMKARGVNTRPGWSWIQVEQGIHVFEVDGSPHPETSEIYEEMSRLVSRIKAAGYSPDRSCIAYDVPEEEKEKLLLCHTEKLAITYGLIRSDTSRMPIRVIKNTRMCNDCHEVAKHVSALCDRQIILRDGARFHHFVDGKCSCNDYW, encoded by the coding sequence ATGGCGCAAGCCATCTCCCTCCCGCCGCTCCCCTctccccaccaccaccgccaccacaacGCCAGATCCTCGCGCGCCCCCTCGCCGTCCCAGCTCCGAGCCGAGTCGCCCCTCTCCGCGGCGCTACGTGCCGGCGACGGCTCCTCCTCCTTCCGGGATGCGCGGTTCCTCGTCTCCCTGCTGCGCCAATGCGGCGACCTCCTCCAAGGCGAGGACGACTCGGCACCCCATCCGTCATCGAACACCGACCTCCTCGCGGCGCGGAGGCTCGCGCCGCAGCTGCACTCGCTGGCCGTCCGGGCGGGCCACGCGACGCGGGAGCCCCACGTGGCGTGCGCGCTCGCGGACCTCCTGGcgcgcctgggccgcgccgcctccagccgccGCCTGCTGGCCGAGGGCGACGCGGACGCCAAGGACGCCGTGCTGTGGAACAAGCAGGTGGCGATGCTGGCGGAGGCGGGGGACTGGGGCGGCGCGATCGCGGCCTTCCGGGAGATGCAGGCGCGCGGGGTGGCCGCCGACGGGTACGCGTGCGCGCGGGTGCTCCACGCGTGCGGCCGCGCCGCAGCCGGGGACCCGCGCCGGCGGGAGGGGCGCGCCGTGCACGCGCACGCGCTCAAGGCCGGCCTCGTCGACGCGCACCCGCTCGTGCCCGGGTTCCTCGCCGGCATGTACGCCGAGggcgccgacgtggccgccgctACCACAGTCCTTCTCCGGTCCAACATAGACAGCGCCGTCGCGTGGAACGCGGTGATCGCGTGCTGCGTCCGGCTCGGGCTGGTCGACGACGCCATGGAGCTCGCGGAGCGCATGGCGAGGACGGGGACCGCGGACCCCACCCTCGCCACCTGGAACACCGTGCTCTCCGGCTGCGCGCGGCACGGGCGCGACCGGGAGGCGCTCGCCGTCGTGCGGCGGATGCTGGAGCAGGGCCTGTCGCCGGACGCCACCACCGTGTCCAGCCTCCTCAAGTCCGTGGCCAACGCGGGGGCGCTCGTCCACGGCACGGAGGTCCACGGCTTCTTCCTGCGCCACGATCTCGTGCCGGACGCGTACACGGGAACCGCGCTCGTGGACATGTACGCCAAGTGCGGCCGCCTCGACTGCGCCCAGAGGGTGTTCGACGGTTTGGAGCACCGGAACCTGGCCACCTGGAACTCGCTCGTCGCGGGCTACGCCAACGCCGGCGAGTTCGACAGAGCTCTGGAGCTCGTGGGAACAATGAAGAGGAATCGGCTAGACCCGAACGTGACCACCTGGAACGGGCTGATCACCGGCTACGCCATGAACGGGCTGAGCTCGCAGGCGATGCTGCTGCTCCGGCAGATCAAGGCTGCGGGCCTCACCCCGAACGCGGTCTCCTGGACATCCCTCATCTCCGGGAGCTGCCAGAACGGGGAGTACGACGACGCCATCTCCCTCTTCGCGGAGATGCAGAGCGACGGCGTCCAGCCCAGCCTGGTCACCACGCTGGTCCTGCTCCGGGCCTGCGCTGGGCTCGCCCTCCTAAAGAAGGGCAAGGAGTTGCACTGCTTCGCGCTGCGCAGAGCCTACGCCGGCGAGACGGTTGTCGGAACGGCGCTGGTCGACATGTACTCCAAGGCAGGGAGCCTGACGAGCGCCAAGAGGGTGTTCGGGAGGATCCAGAGCAAGAACCTGGTGTGCTGCAACGCGATGCTCACCGGGCTGGCCGTCCACGGGCAAGCTCACGAGGCGATAGCGCTGTTTCACGACCTGTGGAGGTCAGGGCTGAAGCCGGACAGCATCACCTTCACCGCGCTGCTCACCGCCTGCAGATCCATGGGCCTGATCGCCGAAGCGTGGGAGTACTTTGACGGCATGGAGACAAAGTATGGCGTGACGCCGACGGCCGAGAACTACGCCTGCATGGTCGACCTGCTGGCGAGGACCGGGTACCTGGACGAGGCGATGGCCTTCCTCGAGAAGTCGCCGGTCGACCCAGGGGCGAGCTCGTGGGGCGCAATTCTCACGGGCTGCTCCATCCATGGCAACCTTGACCTGGCAGAGGAGGCCGCCAGGAATTTGTTCAGACTGGAGCCGTACAACTCGGCCAACTACCTGATGATGATGAGCTTGTATGAGCATCAGCAGATGTACGACGAAGCCGAGAGCCTCAAGTACGCGATGAAAGCCAGGGGAGTGAACACCAGACCAGGATGGAGCTGGATACAGGTCGAGCAGGGTATCCATGTCTTCGAGGTTGACGGCAGCCCGCACCCGGAGACCTCAGAGATATACGAAGAGATGAGCCGTCTGGTATCCCGGATCAAGGCGGCGGGGTACTCACCGGACAGGAGCTGCATCGCGTACGACGTCccagaggaggagaaggagaagctgctgctCTGCCACACCGAGAAGCTCGCCATCACCTACGGCCTGATCCGCTCCGACACGAGCCGGATGCCCATCAGGGTGATCAAGAACACCAGGATGTGCAATGACTGTCATGAGGTGGCGAAGCATGTCTCTGCCCTGTGTGACCGGCAGATCATCCTCCGGGATGGTGCAAGGTTTCACCATTTCGTCGACGGGAAGTGCTCGTGTAATGACTATTGGTGA